The following proteins are encoded in a genomic region of Coffea eugenioides isolate CCC68of chromosome 6, Ceug_1.0, whole genome shotgun sequence:
- the LOC113773868 gene encoding pentatricopeptide repeat-containing protein At1g12300, mitochondrial-like has translation MLLNQMSHFSIAPSHFTHCILIDAFSREGSMQDAEDVFEIMIQRGENPGTVIYNALMNGCYLQGQMDKARKIFDAMVERGANPDILSYSTLMNAHFKKNENDEAMHLLREIPQRGLRADVGTYNIVLQGLFRMGRYRSAREVFIEMRAASLPPDFHTYCTMLDGLCKCGHIEEGLQFLQKMEFDRVKLDITMYNIILHVLCKSGRFQFARDLFNNLSLLDEAKEFFVKMEEISCSANGITFSFIAQELLRRGEYNDALRFLEEMARRGFKMDSYTFSILIDLLQDKENYPSLMQIIEKFGPNELKSKS, from the coding sequence ATGCTACTGAATCAGATGAGTCATTTTAGTATTGCTCCAAGCCATTTTACTCATTGTATTCTGATTGATGCATTTTCTAGGGAAGGATCCATGCAAGATGCAGAAGATGTATTTGAGATCATGATTCAGAGAGGTGAAAATCCTGGTACAGTTATATATAATGCCCTGATGAATGGATGCTATTTGCAGGGCCAAATGGATAAAGCAAGGAAAATTTTTGACGCCATGGTTGAAAGGGGTGCTAATCCAGATATTCTGAGCTACAGTACCCTAATGAATGCGcatttcaagaaaaatgaaaatgatgaggCCATGCATCTCCTCAGGGAAATTCCACAGAGAGGTTTGAGAGCTGACGTTGGTACATATAATATTGTCTTGCAGGGTTTATTCAGGATGGGAAGGTATCGTTCTGCAAGAGAAGTATTCATTGAGATGCGAGCTGCTTCCTTACCTCCTGATTTTCATACCTACTGTACAATGTTGGATGGCCTATGCAAATGTGGACATATTGAGGAGGGACTGCAATTCCTGCAGAAGATGGAATTTGATAGAGTCAAACTTGATATAACTATGTACAACATCATTCTTCATGTATTGTGCAAAAGTGGGAGGTTTCAATTTGCACGGGATCTTTTCAATAATCTTTCTTTGCTGGATGAAGCTAAAGAGTTTTTTGTGAAAATGGAAGAGATTAGTTGTTCAGCTAATGGGATAACATTTAGTTTTATTGCTCAAGAACTTCTTAGGAGAGGTGAATATAATGATGCACTGAGATTTCTGGAAGAAATGGCTAGAAGAGGATTTAAAATGGACTCATATACTTTCTCTATTTTAATAGATTTGCtacaagataaagaaaattatccTTCTCTTATGCAGATAATTGAGAAGTTTGGACCTAATGAACTGAAGTCGAAATCATAA
- the LOC113773163 gene encoding glutaredoxin-C9-like, protein MQVVKESSSIPMDKPGESHSLGLRMESIYEKVRLLASGNAVVIFTMSGCCMCHVVKQLLFGLGVAPTIVELDHDAAGREIHSLLLQLSGKTQQQPVPAVFVGGKFLGGIETVMACHINGSLVPLLKDAGALWL, encoded by the coding sequence ATGCAGGTAGTGAAGGAGTCATCAAGCATCCCAATGGACAAACCCGGAGAATCCCATTCCCTAGGATTGAGAATGGAGTCAATCTATGAGAAGGTGCGCCTCTTGGCATCAGGCAATGCGGTGGTCATCTTCACCATGAGTGGCTGCTGCATGTGTCATGTTGTTAAGCAACTGCTCTTTGGCTTAGGCGTAGCCCCGACAATCGTGGAGCTCGACCACGACGCTGCTGGCCGTGAAATCCATTCCCTTCTCTTGCAGCTCTCTGGCAAAACTCAGCAACAACCTGTTCCTGCAGTCTTTGTGGGGGGCAAGTTCTTGGGTGGCATTGAAACAGTCATGGCTTGCCATATTAATGGCAGTCTGGTTCCTCTCCTTAAGGATGCCGGAGCGCTTTGGCTCTGA